The genome window GGCGTGGGTCGGCGCCATGTGTGGTTTACCCTCTGGGCATATCTGATCTGGCCGGTGCGACCTGCTCGATGTGCGGCGGCTCAGGTCGCCCGCGACCCATGCACATGATACTTGATGGAGGTTCCTCGAGCGGATCCAGGTGAAAGCCTAGTTCTCAGCTTGATGCTAAGACCGGCGTTGGCGGCACTCTTTTGTGTCAttaccttcttgaaggcatcgtcGTGGAGAAACTCCAGACCTCTACCCGCTACCTCCGGGGGAAACCGTAGATCAGTAGATCGGATGACGGCGACGCGTTGATGTCGTTTCCTCCTTGGGAGCATCATTCTTGGAGGCGTACACGGGATCGAGGGACCAGTGGGCGGCTTTTTTGGTGGAGGTGCTTCATCCTACACATTGATGACGGCGGATCTCAGCGGATTGGCGCAGTGGACACTCGGCGCCCGATGCGCGGTGATGGACTCGCGCGGGAGGAGGTAGTTGTCTCGCGtcatggtggcgtcgatggcagagtggcctgacaaggtagaagcctcaatatctgctctgaagacggacctgtggaagatggcggcgacgacacatGTGAGTGCGTCAAACCAGTTTAtgccccagacccggtatgtggctcgaCTGGGGCTTCTGGCTTTTGATGATATGCTTAGGTGAGTGGTCTCGGTATTTGGCCCAGCTAGCACCCCTTCATCATATGGATATGAGTAGTGGCATATGTTGTCAAGATGGCGGATTCAAGCATATTgttgtaatactttgtaaggtcctcgagaataattaataaagtgacCGTATGCATTTcctagatgcagaggccgggggtcatcctccttttctaaaagaAAACTCTTTTTGGCAGTTTTATAGTTAGCCTCAGACTGAGAAGTGCATGGATGAACCTGGGTACATATCAACCCATTTTGGAAAATACATTTTGCAAtgtcaaaaaattctgaaaaggGTGCACGCGGACATCTCCATATTCCATGTGTGTGCAGAAAGTTTCACAGAAAAACAACTTTTTTTGTAGCCtatgcaaaaaagacaaaattttGTGCCATGAAACGCTATTTAGAAGCAGTAAAATTTGCCTTTTTTACTGAGACAAAACAAAAATACTTTTTTACACAAAATTTTGTGCCGTGGACGTATCTTTGCCAACATGTATGCATATTTTTTAATAGAATTTTTGAACATTACAAAACACGTAAAAAGTACATTTTTGAAAAGCGGGTGCAGATGCCCCTGTGTGCAGATCGTCCACTCTCGCCTCAGGCTTTCCTTCCTGGGGTGATCGCGGCCCTTTGCTAGGTGATCTGGACTTGTCGGAACAAGGTATGTTTGGAGCATTGTGTGGTTTGCTCACCTTTGACAATGGTGCTGTCTATGTGCTCCTCCTGATCTAATACTTGGATAGGACTGAAGAATGAGGGTCACAAAGGAATCCTGATGGGTGCCGAATGTGGTGCAGAAGGCGCGCGATGCCTAGGGCCCTTAGCCTCTCTGGACGGTACGGTAGTGGAGTACCTGGTACTGTATCAGTACCCGATTCGCATATCCTTTTCGGCTGTGTTGCTCTTATTAGCCGCTCTGGACGGTAGTAGCTGGTACTATATCATGTTTTGGCACTCTGCCTCTTTTTCTATCTTCTGGGACTATGTTATTTCTGTTTTTTTAAGCCGAAACCATAGAACAATTGTTCTACAGTAATTTTCATTATAATAATATAAAACAGTATATGTACAAAGCAAAATAAAAGGACAAAGGACCTCTAAGAGGTGATTATCCAATGCTATGTTATTTCTGTTATGGAACTAATGGAAAAGGTAGTAGCCCACAAGTGGATTTGTATTTACCTTCCAGGGCTCTCATCTGTCTGTAAAGAGGTACTGCGGCAAAGAAGACACCGACGAGCATCTTCACCCTGAGAAGCTCGTAGCTCGTCAATGTGTGAAGGAAATCGACAGCAGATTCAGAAATACAGTGCATGTTAACACTTTTGTACTCACCATGAAGGCACGTTGGGAACTGGGAAGTTTCCTCCTGCTCGGTCTCCGGAGCTTGGACCAGCTGCGGCTGCGGGGATCCTGAACAAAATAGGTCAAATGTTACGTATGTAACAATCTTGTAAGATACTGCCATCAACATACAAGCTAGTAGGAAGCTTAGACAGGGTGATCAGAACATCAGTACACTCACCGTGTTGCTCCTCTGGTCGTCGGCTGGACACGGTTGATGCCCCGCGACTTGATCGCCAAGCCGGCGAGGGcttgccggcgacgaggcggGGCAGACACTAGTGAGCTCCGTCGTCGCCCAGAAACCTCCGGACTGCATGGCAAGGATCCGGAGGCCAAGGAGCTAACGACGATCGCCATGACTGGGATCTAAAAGGATAAAGGAGCCGGCTTTCTTGAGCGTTGAAGCTACTAGTAGTACATGAGTTTATACTTTATAACTTGCACGATCCGATCCGATCCGATCCGATAAATACGAATGCAGTGTGCATATCGACCATATTTATTTATAGTAAATGGACAAGGTGACAACCAATGCCACATCACTGGGAGATACTCCGTATATTTAACTGCATGCTGTCCTCGTTGTCTGACCGCCGCACGCAGTCCGGCTCGACACTTCATCTCCATCTCTTATCATGGACGCCCTCTTGTATGAGCTCGCTATTAAGCtaacaattttattttattttgaggTAACAATTGTGACCATAGGCTAGCGAAAGCAATCACGGAATCGTCAGCAAGGCCTTCTTTGCGAAGGGGGGAGGCAAAACCAAGCtgcttctttttttctttttttttgagggaaactcttcttctttttttgaaGTGGGGAAAACCAACCTTTCTTTTTTTTCCCGACGAAAACTTCCGATAAAACCAAGCTTTCTTTGATGGCAGAGTAATAACATTGACAAAAGACCAAAACTACTAACATGTTTGTCCGAAACTACTTCTGTTGTATGAGTAACATGTTTCTCAGAGCTGATCCGGATCAGATCTTCATCACCACCATAATGCGTCGCTCCTAACGTGTCTGTTACAACTGGCTCTGTCGCTATTTTATTGCCTATAAATGAGCCAGGTCTAGCTTCTGGTAAGTTCATCTGTGACGAACCTCTCTTTCTCAGATCAGATCGCACATGCAGAGATCCGGGGCTAGGTGTTTTGGCGCGCAGGAGAAGGGGATGGGAAAGCAGAGAACAAGAAGAGAGACAGGGAACAGTAGATGAGATTCAGAGTCTACACATTTGATGCCTGTCTCAGGTTACAGCCACGCATAGATAGCCACCTAgcctagcccccccccccccccccatagGGCCACTACACCCCAGGCACATCGAACCACTAACCCCGCTGGGCCACCACGGAGAACCTTCCCTGCCTGCTTTGTCACCTGCAGCTTCTGAGCACGGCACGGAAGATGCGAGCGTGACACAATCGTGCTAAAACTGAAGAATACTGGTCAGTCATCCTAGCCATGTCACCGTGCAAACCATCAGAACAGCAAAGCTCCCTTTTTGTAGATAGAAGCACATAATGACCATTAGTTTGGTTCGACACATGTGGTAAAAGAAGAATTCCCATCTCATGGTATTGGCATTGTCAAAGAAACCAGTTCAAATCGTCCATCCTCAACATTTTTCCCGGGGTTGACTGAAATCTGGAAGCAGAATGGACTATTCTTGCCTTGGTTCAGCAGGCATTTTATAAGAAAGGGCGCATTTCATAAGAATGGGCCAGATAAGATGAAAATCAAGCTTTCTTTTGGTTCTCTTCCTTTTAGCAATGCCTATCTTGCCAGTGCCATCTAGCATCCCGGAAGTGCTTGAGCTGCCAGATTCACAAGTATCTACCAGCATGCAGTGCCGGCTATTGTAGCATTCGGACACATCATCTGCGCTAATATTAGAAAATAAAGCCTCTGCAACTTTATTCTTCACAACCACAGGAACTTGTCCAGTTTGGTCTTGCACATAGATCTGCAGATCGTGAAGATGTGTTTTTACTAATCTATTTTCAACAAAAGAAACTGTTTGAGGTTGGGTGCTAGAGATCTCTTACCATGAATGGTTTATATATCTGGCCAACAACATGGAGATACTTTGGATTATCTGGGCAATCAATTGGATAAGTACTGCCTCCATGAAGATTTCTGCAGAGAGTTTTATAAATCATGACAAGCAGAGCAATATAGATTTTAGGACATATAACTGATGAAATGTTGACAAGATGACATGCATGTGCATACTTTTGGTATAGAGGTAAACCACATAACTTGCATCCAGTAGTAATAAAATCTCTGACAATATCATTATGTCCATTCAAGGAATGTTTCTCAATGACTGATAATTGCCCCTTCATTTCAGGGCCAAGAGAACCCATTAACACAATTTTGCCAATAGATGCATAAATATTCAAGTTACATGGTTTGCTCTGAGGTAGTAGTTCTGAGATGGACAAGAGGTCTGTCGAATCATTTTTCATTCTTTCTTTCCAATTCTTCAACATCACCTGCGGTCAATATAGGAGTTTTATCACTTACATATTATAGATTATTAAAAGAAAATGTTAATGTTATAAGTTATCCAAGAAGACGAG of Triticum urartu cultivar G1812 unplaced genomic scaffold, Tu2.1 TuUngrouped_contig_4351, whole genome shotgun sequence contains these proteins:
- the LOC125527698 gene encoding uncharacterized protein LOC125527698, whose amino-acid sequence is MAIVVSSLASGSLPCSPEVSGRRRSSLVSAPPRRRQALAGLAIKSRGINRVQPTTRGATRIPAAAAGPSSGDRAGGNFPVPNVPSWVKMLVGVFFAAVPLYRQMRALEGKYKSTCGLLPFPLVP
- the LOC125527697 gene encoding LOW QUALITY PROTEIN: uncharacterized protein LOC125527697 (The sequence of the model RefSeq protein was modified relative to this genomic sequence to represent the inferred CDS: deleted 1 base in 1 codon; added 49 bases not found in genome assembly), whose protein sequence is MAAVVSWYGPLIDLSAAAGHVGGFVQLLASVRRVLPHQEQNAATGRTYNRVILEVGDDTRSSFSVSLWSNNTSSTIIAGDVLLLQNIKIVEFRNGLEGRASQMSAVQILMNSKDLVQPEGIDEFIINCKVGNATRSKLRRVSEWIVHTKRTRAENHQQVMLKNWKERMKNDSTDLLSISELLPQSKPCNLNIYASIGKIVLMGSLGPEMKGQLSVIEKHSLNGHNDIVRDFITTGCKLCGLPLYQKNLHGGSTYPIDCPDNPKYLHVVGQIYKPFMIYVQDQTGQVPVVVKNKVAEALFSNISADDVSECYNSRHCMLVDTCESGSSSTSGMLDGTGKIGIAKRKRTKRKLDFHLIWPILMKCALLIKCLLNQGKNSPFCFQISVNPGKNVEDGRFELVSLTMPIP